A genomic window from Struthio camelus isolate bStrCam1 chromosome 2, bStrCam1.hap1, whole genome shotgun sequence includes:
- the LOC138066319 gene encoding endogenous retrovirus group K member 7 Gag polyprotein-like — MERQAAYDLFTCLLQKRQIKEIDLQKDLPGLLACGHSQGCFQNPHTVHELSEWRKLADSLWEAAVDGDKLAKKFGKPWRAVHNELLQYQAEQRAAEQASAAREKNKTYGIDWPQGAPLPPSVSTVYLPPSPPPFTEGFKSPPPVPSAPGSEFAPKDTSSSPTNPFLSEPTPGAEADLAKAMAKERREAWAALAREGLERGDAEVLQVAEQLACPVPFQAIPGGGVQVTILALDWKLLSQLRATVSQFGVHSELAKQMLDYIWSTQILLPADCRGIIRLIFTQHQQLLFNAHWQSLVHESVAIQRQPGDPLHGVTVEELMGLGPFLRTEAQAMIGPDKLREAMRVVRRAIDRVKEPGGVPVYMGIRQGRDETFGAFIDKAAAAIERAGVPEYMRGALLKQCALQNCNTTTRSILSTLGANWTIEEALERMAQVPTGPQALVVEAIKQLGVGLQEQAKASQTQVLAALAPLQASVVTRQKTSQGTVRVKCFRCGILGHVRKECTASGVWCVKCRSDTHNTGACRRRSGNSPGSANRSSRAQTQVAAVQQVTPLASDQQQEGASDLTWHPL, encoded by the coding sequence atggagagacaagcagcatatgatttatttacatgtctcttacaaaagcgACAAATTAAGGAGatagatttacaaaaggatcttcctgggttgttagcttgtgggcactcccagggctgttttcagaacccgcatactgttcacgaattatctgaatgGCGTAAATTGGCTGATAGCTTATGGGAGGCTGCAGTTGATGGGGACAAgttagccaagaaatttggaaaaccatggagggctgtacataatgagttattacaaTATcaagcagaacagagggcggctgaacaggcatctgctgctcgtgaaaagaataagacgtacgggattgactggccgcaaggtgccccattacccccaagtgtgtctacagtatacttgcctccatctcCTCCGCCTTTTACTGAAGGATTTAAATCTCCTCCTCCTGTACCCTCAGCTCCCgggagcgagtttgctcccaaggacacatcaagcagccctactaatccgtttctgtcggagccaactccaggggcggaagcggacctggctaaggctatggcaaaggaacgtagagaagcttgggctgcgctagctcgggaagggctggagcgagGGGATgcagaggtattgcaagtggctgaacagctagcctgtcctgtcccATTCcaagcaattccgggaggcggtgtgcaagtgACAATTttagccttggattggaaattattgtcccaattgcgcgccacggtcagtcaatttggagtccatagcgagctagcgaaacaaatgttagattatatctggagtacacaaatcttattacctgctgactgccgagggataattcgattgatatttacccagcatcagcaattgttgtttaatgcccattggcagagtttagtgcatgaatcagttgcaattcagagacagcctggggatccgttgcatggagtgaccgtagaggaacttatgggacttggaccgtttttacgcactgaagcacaagcaatgataggtccagataagttgagagaggcaatgcgagtagtaaggagagctattgatcgagtgaaagaaccaggGGGCGTTCCAGtctatatgggtataagacaaggcagggacgagacgtttggggcattcatagacaaggctgctgcagctatagagagagctggggttcctgaatatatgcgaggagccttattaaaacagtgtgccttacaaaattgtaatactactactcgtagtattttgagtactcttggtgccaattggacaatagaggaagcattagaaagaatggctcaggtgcccactggacctcaagctttagtagtagaggctataaaacAGTTGGgagttgggttacaagaacaagctaaggcatctcagactcaagtgttagcagctcttgcacccctccaagcgtcggtcgttactcgacagaagacatctcaaggaactgttcgagtaaaatgctttcgatgcggaattttgggtcacgtccgaaaagagtgcaccgcttccggtgtttggtgtgtaaagtgccgttcggacactcataacactggagcttgccgccgtcgttcgggaaactcccctgggagcgcgaatcggagcagccgcgcgcagacacaagtagctgctgttcaACAAGTAACACCTCTCGCCtccgaccagcaacaagagggagcctcggacttgacctggcatccgctgtag